The region acaaacaaacaaacaaacaaacgtggacagcttgcactagtggtgcaaggctgaagtaaacagcggagctggtgatcgacctagcttttcttccaggttttactaggcttggctaagttttgctaggaaaagctaagtgctgctaggcacggtattccgaatcggctcgccgccgacgcgcagattctcgcttggccgtgcgAAGCGCtttaagatgagcggcttcttcttcgggtgtccagatcttctttggtcgtcccatgccaaggatacatgtactcgccacagagtcaacgagagttctgccgccgtcgcggcggctccgaacTTTATCTCCCCAGTGACGTCATGGCCCAGCTGCACTTCCACACTTGCCgaggcgtggctggtcgaaacctgccgccAGAGGCgcggtgtcattctggaaatgaATTCCAATAGATACGCTTGACAAAATCAaaagctacaattcgtaaatggcaatatgtgtcgtaaagtaattatctaacaagataattaataaatttttgttaatttgttgaaTATATGTTTCCATTTGTCGTGAaactaacgtccgcctcttcgaataacccagctcaacaatcAGCATTATGCTACCAGCCACATGTGATTTTTAAttttctgtaaagcttaattttgaataccCTATATATGCTTAACACACAAGTTAGTTTGCGGATGAACGTTCCAGAATTTATTTGCCACCACTGTAATTCAATACTCTAAGAACTTGttcaaaattaattttatttttgtgtttcCATAAAAATGATCCTGCACAAGGCAGTGCAAAGCGGCACATCAATGATCCCTGCCGATAATATACATATTTTTgcgcagcaacaaaatattgtaaACGGCTCTGCCTTTAGGCACGTCTTCTACTCTGCGAAAATGTAACCAGCTTTACTGAAATTACTTTGATTGATTCTTCTTGGGGATTGCGCATGAAGTATACTTTAGAGAACTGAAGACAGTGTAGGAATATTTTTTGAAGGGAGTTTTGCATCATTCGAAGTTTCCTATCTCTCCAAATCCAGTGCGATGCAGGTATCTTTCTAACTCTTCATTTTTATccgagcacgatcacctctaggaatccGAAGTCTTACTAACCTGGGAAACCTACTGACCATAGTTCATTATAGTGCCACTAAGACGAAAGAATTATGGCAGAATCTATcgtaagatgactatcgaagtttgCGCGATTAGTATTCAAGCAATGTATTGATCACCTAGTGACGCAACCGTATGACCTAAAACAGCTTTACTTAGAATATGTAGTGGTCCTTCTTAGAATTCAAGCGCCCCGATATATGCGACATATAGTGTATCCGCAATTCGCCCGCTTTGCTATGACCTTCGCTCGCCAAGGTCATTCATGACCATGACAGAAGGACGACGACTGTGTGCCGATggcgcatgcagtgacgacgatagaattacgaagaaggaatggTGTCATTGGAACGACGAAGGTGGTATGGCGACGACGTCATGGCGGCAATGGAATGACATTTCTGAAATGATGACGGTGGTACGACAGCTTTACGAGGACGACATGACCACAACGGGATGTCCAtcactgtatgacgacgatggaatgaccacgaGGGCATCCCGGACTCAAGGACATACGTAGTGGCTCAAGTTAGAAGACAACTTAGGCCACACGGCGTAAGAAGATAGATCGATAGATGGAACATATACGGATTTCGCCTAAATAATCATGACAGATTGACCACGACAGCATCCCGATGATGGCATTGcaatgaatgcatgacgacgactgtgttatcacgggaccgttacccaagcgcgcgcgcgaGGACGCAGCGAAAGGAAGACTATGAAGGCGCGCCTCGGCTCTTGTCTGGACTTCGCCATATGGCCAGTTGTACGCGTATACGTATATATAGGCTCCTGTAAATAAATATTGTACCTCTCGCTTTCCTTgttacattttggtggaagtgctgggtaacgCCACGACAACACCGAAGGCAATGGCGACGCAGACTGGACTACTGGATAGTCAACGTGAGTCATCTGCAGTTGCCTCGCCGTCTACAACACCATCGGCCATCTTAGGGCAAGTTCGTGACCCCGGTACGTTTACCGgaactggcaaggtcgacgtagGCAACTGGTTGAACTGGTGCGAGGGTACTGGTacgaaggtatatatatatatatatatatatatatatatatatatatataccctctcacgcctacccagtggcccaagttgtctacctaCCTATCCAGTGCACCACGACCAGGAGCACatgcctagtggcccaagcaggtagacaacttgggctatAGGCatgtgctcctggtcgtgatgcACTGTCGTAagagagtgtatatatatatatatatatatatatatatatatatagacagacagacagacagacggacagacggacggaccagacagacagacagacagacgacagacagacacagacagacagacagacagacagacagacagacagacagacagacagcagacagacagacagacagacagacagacagacagacagacagacagacagacggacagacggacagacggacagacggacagacggacagacggacagacagacagacagacagacagacagacagacagacagacagacagacagacagacagacagacagacagacagacagacagacagacagacagacagacagacagacagacagacagacagacagacagataggctcaaaacggctgaagtataggcaaagaatgctattcgcattaaaggTGCCTGCAGTATGCAAATAATGATAATCTCATTGTAAAGCGGTGCGCATAATGGCGGCTGGTAATCTCTGGTACCGTTTTCCCAGTGACTGAAAAACGCTGCTAATGTACACTAATCTGTGCAGCGTATCGCTTCGGTGTTTGTGGGAAAGTCGGCCTCCACTTTCCCATAAACGGGCAGACACCACTGACCCATAATTTGCATAGGGCTATAATTTGAATAGTCTTTAGTTTCGTCGAGTCGCAAATAGCATGCCCTAGCCTAATCTGGGCCCGACCCGAGGCCAAAACTGCTAAGTCCGAGCCTGGACCGGTCTTTCGggccagcccgggcccgtgcagtgctctaggagaCAGTGCTGCCCAGCTCCGATTTGACGCAACGGCTAGAACTGGTCAACCGAGCGAAAAGGGCAGCTAAGGCTGCTGGGACTACTGTACTGAGGGAACTTCCTCCCCCCTGGGGAGCCGAGGAGCTACCCACGCTCGCTTCACTCGCGTGCTGTTCTGTAAAAGTTTATTATCTCTCTCTATTGCCCAACCGGTGAGCTCAAGTTTCGTTTGCTAGGTTCTTCCCATAAGTACGACCCAGCCTCTGCCACGATTAACTCGGCGATTATCTCGGTGGAAGCTTCCCGTCAGCGAAAGTGTGCGCACTTGCACTTCTTTTTTTATAGCGAGGCAgctagcctctagttggtcgggaatTTTCGGTCTGTGCTCACCCCAAAACAAACTGCAGCTGGAGACGTTTCAGTTTCcgcgcaacagaattatgtttgcTCGTATATTCGAATACAACCCGATGCTATCGTGTCTGCAGGTTGTAGCCGCCTTCTATATACTATTAGCACAGTCGACGGCGCCtgtcagccacattcttatgaactattgcgcttgattgatgtcgaccTCTGCGTCTcgcaggcaccatctgcatacaatacatattcCTACATTATCCCAACACTGCCAGCAGTGCAGAATGTAAgcagggggcacaaagtgacaAATTAAATACTTACCACCCGTTCCCACTCTGCACAGCCGCacgttaaacagtctcttgcttttcttcccatgcaggctgtacagcagttgaactgcatggccatgatggcgttcattatactgaaggcaacctcccacaggttgtaagtcgtactttacgaattttctgacgcattttacttcgagaaatgcAATTAGTTGAATAACGCACCGGCGCTAGGGAGAGGacctacaagaatgaggatgtatgcggCACTTCTGCACACGGGTGTTGGCGCGTGACGAACATGTGCACGATATATTTGTCCTTGATGCGTGGGCACTCTCTCCCCGCTGCATCGGTCGCACAGCGTTTGCTGTGACCGGAATCCACATTTCTCAAACACTGTCCAAAAACGGTACCACTCgtaccgccacctagcggtagCGGGCCACTCTCCAACGGCAGCtagaaaagggctttgtctttcagtttgcCGCATAACATATTTAttgctttctcgtatattcgcaTAACAACCCGAAGCTATTATGTAATCAgctcaagtcgtactttacgcattttacaTCGGAGCTGCTAAAGGTTGGTCTCGTAGTCGTGCGCAGCATCGtcgagctgggagagagtgaaagcagagcataggaggagaggaggtgcagagagaaagaaaggcagacagacagagagagggagaaataaagaaaacagaatgaactttcttggcaaggcgggattcgagcccgggtacccacggtccgaaggcgagcgtcataaccactgcacTGTACACCCGCGCTTgcggaacatgcatttatgggaatcATATGGTTGCATtgacgaaaaatgttgggcctaccgttaagagacaggaagagagcggtgtggataggagaacaaacggggatagccgatgttctagttgacattaagcgaaaaaaaaaaaaatggagctgggcaggccatgtaatgcagtaggatggataaccggtggaccattagaattagagaatggataccaatagaagggaagcgcagtcgaggacggcagaaaactaggtggggtgatgaagttaggaaatttgcaggcgcaagttggaatcagctagcgcaagacaggggtaattggagatcagccttcgtcctgcagtggacataaatataggctgatgatgatgatgatggttgccttgtaccgacgattgtaacacaacttgcttaGGGCGAGAGTAAAAGAAAAtgagtgtgagagagagagaaagaaggaacgagagagagagagagaaagaaagatagacacagagagaaagaaagagatcgaaagaaacagagaaagaaagagagagagagaaaacaaaaatggcGCTAAGAGAAAAGTCAACTTAAAGCTAAGGTCAAAGCCAAGTTAAAAGCTAAGTAATGCCACGATAGAGCTCACATAAAGCCAAGCCAACCCTccacagctccgctggtcattaGTATTTGCGAGAGCAAAGTCAgcgcattttttttctgatgctATTTACTTCTGGACACTGGTTTTGGGCCACACTTCTGTTCGTCAATCATACTCCACGGAGATGTTTTCGAACACTTTCGTTACTAATGTCCAATCCGACTATATCCTCCACGTGGCCCGCCATGAGGAAAGGATCCACAGCAACCACAGCAACGATGAATATGCCCTGTTCTGTTGTTTTCCGGCTCAAATATTAAGCTGCCTCACCAATGCGGTTTATTCTAGCTATTTGTCTGTATGAATCGGTAAGCCGACGACAATCCTATCACGTGGAGTCTCGTCTATTAGGATGCGAGGTACGGATTCTTCTTCCCGCTAGACAACTATATAAGGAATGCCAGTCAGTCGTAAACAATACATACACAACAGGGGTAGTGTCGACCTTGGCGCATTGGGAACGCGTCTTAGAGAGAGTTCGTCAGAGACAGTTTTCGACATGCTTGAAACCAGACCGAAAAGTTGCTCATCCGCTCATGCGCTACTGTTTCTTGCCCCTGTGATAGAGTTGCACAACCGTTTTGCACGTGTTGTTCATTATTTTCCGGCGCATGCGCACTAAAGTGGCatatgttcaaaaaaaaaaaaagaaaagtcagtGGTGGTTTGGCGGAAAATGCTgcagcaacacacacacacgcatatatatatagtcaacTCATCagacgccaacaaacaatgaaacgaaggacagcataggggaaattattcgTAGtcattttatttaaataaagaagttataattaaatgaaaaatgcAAGTGGATGACAACGCAACTGGTCGCAGGTGTGATATGAAGCCACgtttttgcattacgcgtgcgattctcttaccaattaagctaccgcggcgccactttcccacccactttctggggtatttaaaTCTGTTTACTAGAACGAACCctcggagtgttagccagcgccaatTCTCAGGGCAATGGCAGTCGAGTAGAACATCCTCTCTACCGCAGTCGTCACGTAGCACGTGAACATCTTGGGTGAAAACCACTGGTCAATAAACGCACTCATGCTACCGGAAGGCATCAAAGCTGTCGGATTCAAaaccctcgctatgtaatgaacgatAAGAAAGGAAACAGAAGGGCCCCTTTTTATTAGTCAATTTATAAGAaggccaacaaacaatgacacgaaggacagcataggggaaattatatGTAGTTCTTAACTGAATTGAAGAAATGCTCTTCTATAAGCTCTCCCATACCCCTCTACCTCTATGACGTAACTgacttcccacacttcacacacatgcACTTCCTTCCGCTTTGACTCtctaatgctgacgcattaaaaaGAAGACGCAGCCAGGTGCACACGTTCTTGCTATGTCCGATACGCAGGGAAGCTTCCATCGAGTTCATCGCCTGTTTTAAAGGCCTGTGTCGTTCAAGTTCAAGGCCTCTGTCATGCTTGTGGGAAGAGCCTAGCAGACGAAACTCGCGCTTGCAGTGAACTTGGCACGCATGTGCTCGCGCTTGCTGATTTCGTCACTCCACGCCGTTAGGAGGCACTGACCGGCAGGCCAGTCGACTCTCGTGTGGTGCTGCTAAAGAATCGGCCGGGTGTATACATGCTTACCCGGCGAAAGTATATCTTCAGTCTATTCAACATATTGATGAGTATACGTGGAACCGGTCTCACTTCTAACCTACGAACACtttattactttattttctttatacCGCCAAGTTGATATTTAATAGAACCTTTGCCCGCAGCGTTTAACACAACAGCTATCATATCAAACAGGCACACCGCATTTTGAGCCACGTCAGCCCCCAAATTGTCGTGCACACGTTTTAATGACGCTTCATTGCCTAATATCTTCGCTTTATGTGCAGCAAATTTAAACAGACATCATTAACAAATATGATAGTTGAGAGCTATGACTGCTCTTTTTCTATTTTCTTatcatcgtaatcatcatcatcatcgtcgcaATCATAATGCGAATTCAGTACACTGGCAGCGCCAAGACTTACCATGCCAATCGCTGCCCATATCAATGGTGCATCATTCAATTACGAGCGACAAGATAAGGGCATGGGATGTGTCACATTTATGCACCGTGGCAAAATGTGGCCGCGAGATGATTAATACAATTCAACATAGCCCGAGAGCTGGCTGTGTCGTTGCGGCTCAAATACAGCTGACACAGCGCGACTACGTTACTATCGACTAAAACGAGAAAGTGCGGCTGCGTTTTCTGCTTCACAGTTCAATATCATTCTCAGCTTGCTGCACGATTATCTTCGTTTCACATCCTATCTGCGTGCAGCGCTACACAACAGGCACCGAAGAATAATGATAGCACAATCACGTGGCACGCAATCGTattaaagaaaaaatgaatgcgaAGTCTTTTACTCCTGCTTCCGAGGTGTCTCGTCTTATACTAAGCGCACCCAAGGGGCCCAAGGTCTTAATGACCACGAACTCGAGGTGCGCGCCGCTTCCTGCTTGCGTGTTTTTTGCGCATCACACGGGTCTGCACAAGATCGTTCAACTGCAGGAAGACGCAGCACTTTATTACCTCTCAACTTGCACAACAGGGACTGGCGCCCGTGAAATGCACTTGCCTGTATCGGGCGCGTTAAGAAAGGATGTCTggaaagggagagaaagaaaaaaagaagtgtgtCAGGGAAGGCATGCAAGCCTCTTCGCTGCCGTTTGTCGAGTTTTCCGATCTCTTCTCGGCTGCCCTCCTCCCTCCTTGCGCACCCTGCTCGGACGAGTCACGTACGTGCCCTCTCTCCCCCCGAAATTGCGTGGCCCGCCGGCTCCACGCACGTGGACTAGTTACGAGCGCGGTGGTCAGTTTCGCATTGTGGCCCCCCCGAAACGCGGCGGCTCCCGCGTGCCTTCGACGCACCGTGCAAAGCCGGCATATCTTCGCTCCTGCTTCTCCAGTGCCGGTGCTTAGGGCAGCGGATCGAATCGACCGTGTCGTCTTCTTGAACTTGGCGTGATTACGACCGAGCCTCCCGACAGATATGACGTCGCTTCTAGCGTCCGAAATAATGACGCCGATCGTGGACCTGTACAGGTACGTGCTCTCTAAACGGGACCCGCGCACGGAAGGCTGGTCCCTCGTGGCCGATCCCAAGTTTGTGTTCCCGTTGCTGTTTGGCTACATCTACGTGGTCAAGATCGGCGGCCCGCGATGGATGATGAACCGCAAGCCGTTCGAGCTCAAGCCCATCATCATGGTCTACAACTTGGCGATGGTGATCGCCAACATATTCTTTTTTTACCAGTACGTTCGCCACTCGTACCTGGGCGGAGGCTACAACGTCTTCTGTCAGGGCGTCAGCTACTCCCGTGACGAGACTGCCATGACCATACTCAACCTGACGTGGTGGTACCTCTTCGTGCGTATCGCCGACTTCTTCGACACCTTCTTTTTCTTAGCGAGGAAGAAGTTCTCCCACAtcaccgtgcttcacgtgcttCATCATTTTCTCGTGGTGTTCAGCGGCTGGCTCTGGATCACCTTCGGATGCGACGGTCAAGTGCTGATGGGCATCTGCTTCAACTCGTTCATCCACATCATCATGTATTCGTACTACTTCCTCAGTGCCCTCGGTCCTGCGGTGCAGAAGTACTTGTGGTGGAAAAAGTACCTCACTCGTCTGCAGATATTCCAGTTCGTCTTTCTCACCCTGCACGTGTCAATACCGATCTTCTATGACTGCGGGTACCCGATGGTGCTCACCGTGCTCGCGTCTGCGCAAGGCACCCTGGGACTAGTGCTGTTCATCAACTTTTACATCAACGCTTACGCCTCAAACAGAAACTTGGACTTCTGCACTGTGCAAGGAGATAAAAGAGACTGACCACTATGAGGTGCGTGGCGCTTTGAGTCGTGCGTGAA is a window of Dermacentor silvarum isolate Dsil-2018 chromosome 4, BIME_Dsil_1.4, whole genome shotgun sequence DNA encoding:
- the LOC119450109 gene encoding elongation of very long chain fatty acids protein AAEL008004, which encodes MTSLLASEIMTPIVDLYRYVLSKRDPRTEGWSLVADPKFVFPLLFGYIYVVKIGGPRWMMNRKPFELKPIIMVYNLAMVIANIFFFYQYVRHSYLGGGYNVFCQGVSYSRDETAMTILNLTWWYLFVRIADFFDTFFFLARKKFSHITVLHVLHHFLVVFSGWLWITFGCDGQVLMGICFNSFIHIIMYSYYFLSALGPAVQKYLWWKKYLTRLQIFQFVFLTLHVSIPIFYDCGYPMVLTVLASAQGTLGLVLFINFYINAYASNRNLDFCTVQGDKRD